The window TGGTTCACGTCCTGCCAGATGAAAAAGCGTATATCTTATATGATAAAGAATTTAAAGAGATAAAAGATGAATTTTTTGAGATGTTATCTAAAAATTTAAGGTTAAATCTGAGTAAGGAAGATATTTTACTCAGCAGACTTATTTCTCTTTCACCGCGGCAAGTTATCTTTCACAAACATGGTGATGTAGGCTTTTCTCAGGACATTTTAGAGATGCTTTCTCTTCTATTTGAAGATAGAATTCATTTTTGTGACGAATGTGAGATTAAAAACTCAAAGACTGTACCCAAAAGTGAGGAATAAATCCTCACTTTTTTGTTTTTAAAACAAAACAAGTTTACTTCAATTATTTAAAGTGATATAATTTTGAAGGAATATCCTCAAAAGAGGTGTAAAAAGGGATGAATCAAAAGCTTAAAAATGAAATGACAGACCATCTTTTTGAGGCAATACTTGAGCTAAAGTCCATAGAAGAGTGTTATAACTTTTTTGAGGATTTATGTACTGTAAGGGAGATACAAGAACTTTCACAAAGATTTGAAGTGGCAAAGCTGTTGTTTGAAGGTGCAAAATATAGTGAGATAACCAAAAAAACAGGAGCTTCACCTGCAACTATAAGTAGAGTGAATAGATGTTTGAATTATGGAGCAGATGGATATAAAACTGTATTAGAGAGGATAAAACAAAAAACGAGATTGGATGAGAAAAAGTGATAGAACTTTTTATTGCAATGCCTTTAGGAGTTGAAAGTGTTACAAAAGAAGAACTAATAAGATTAGGATATAAAAACTTGAAAGTTGAGAATGGAAAGATATTTGTGGAGGCAGAGTTAGAAGATATTCCAAAGCTTAACATAAATTTGAGGTCTGCAAACAGGATTTTTGCTGTTCTTAGAAAGTTTAGAGCAGAGAGTTTTGATGACCTTTTTGAAGGCGTTTATAGCTTTGAATGGCAGGATATTCTTCCTAACGATGCAAAGATTTTAGTTACTGGCAGGTCAGAGAACTCAAAGCTTTTTAGTATAAGAAGTTGCCAGTCAGTAACAAAGAAAGCCATAGTTGAAAAATTAAAGAAAAGCTACAATGTATCGTGGCTTGAGGAAACAGGAAATCTTTATAAGATTGAAATTGCTCTTTTAAGTGATATTGCATATGTACTTTTTGACACAACTGGAGAGTCTTTGCATAAAAGAGGATATAGAAAGCTTCAATCAGTTGCACCTTTAAAAGAAAACATAGCGGCCACAATGGTTATTTTAAGTAGATGGAGACCTCAGCAAGAGGTTTTATGGGATCCCTTTTGTGGTTCTGGGACAATTCCTATTGAGGCAGCTATGATTGCTAAAAATATTGCACCAGGTTTGAATAGGACATTCTTAGCTGAGCAAAATAGTTTTGTTTCTCAAGATTTATGGAACAAGGCAAGACTTGTTGCCATTGAAAAAATTGATTATAACAGTAAATTTAATATTTTAGCTTCTGACATAGATGAAAAAATGATTTATATTGCAAAGACCAATGCAAAAGCTGCGGGGCTTGAAAAGGATATAAAATTCTTTAGAGCAGATGGCAGAAAAATCAAAAAATCTTCGGACAAAGGCATAATTATTACAAATCCACCTTATGGAGAGAGGATAGATAGTATTGACATTTTTAATCTTTATAGGGATTTTGGAAAATGTCTAAGAGATTTTAGGGGTTGGAGATTTTTTATTTTATCTGGCTATGATAAGTTTGAAAAAGCGTTTGGCAGAAAGGCAGACAAAAATAGAAAACTTTACAATGGAAAGATTAAAACTTACCTTTATTTTTATATTCAAGTATGATAAAATGAAAAACCTCCATAATTTATTTCTGATGAGCGCAAAGCAAAAATGAGTGACAAGTAATGTTAAAGGGCTAAGAGGTTGAAATAAGGATTTTAAAACTTGCTCAGAATCAGTAAGAAACCAGAGTGTACATAGTGATAAGAACCTAAAAGGGCTGCAGCTTCTTTTAAATTGATATGCAGCCCTTTTTGACTTTTATTCATTATCTTTTTTCTTAAACTTTTCTAAATCTTCATTGACAAATTTCATATTCAGTTTAGAGAAGTTTACTTTGTCAATTTTGATTGTATTTATTGACTTTGTAAAATCGTCTAATGTAACACTATTCCAATAAAGAACAGGCACAGATAAATCAATAGTGTAGTAGTACTGCTTATACTTTATCATGTATATTACCCTGTTTTGGAGGTTTAAGAAATTAAAGTCTCGGTTAAGATTTCCTTTTGCTAAGTCAGATAATTTGCTTAGGTTGTATACATAAGTGAATTTGTAAATTGTAAGTTCACCAGTTGAGTACTTTTGAAGGCTCATATCAGCTGTTTTACTTTTATATTCATTGCTTTCAATCCAAGGTTGCATAGTATTTTTTATGATTTTCTCAGCTGGATCAAGATTGATACCCCCGTTTATTGTTAAAGTTGAATATGGTGTATTGTAAAGCATAATTGTTTCAACATCGGATATTCCTTGAGAAATTGGAAAAGTAGATGCATTTATTACTTGAGTGTAATAACTGTAGTAATAGTATGGAATATTTGTTTTATAGTCTTTGGATATATTCATTTCAAATGGTGCTTTGTTGAGCTTTACAGTTTTAAAAGTACTTTGTGGTTTTAAGTCACCTGTCCAAAGTATAGAATCGAGGTATTTACTCTTTGTCGGTATTGGCCTAAATGAATTTATAATCCTGTCATACTTTTGTTTATCTTTCTTATATTTATCCTCTCTAACATAAAGCTTCACGAAATATTTGTTGTTATTGAAGTCCACATACATTCTTTTTTCAATAAAACTTTTTTGAAGGCTTTTTCTAACATTGAGCTTAAAGAGTTTGGCTTTTGCACCGTTTATATTTAAAGCCTTAGAAGAAGTTATCTTGCAAAGAGATTTATTATAAAGCTTCACATTTTTCATCTCAAGTTCAACCCATTTGTCAAAACTTGCATTTGAATTAGCAACAAAACTGACAGAGAGGTATTCGTCATACTCTTGCTGCTCGACTTGTGATGGTGTTGTAACCACATCTTGCTGTTTTTGAGTATTTAACCCCATTTCTTCGTCTGTATAAAGTGGTGCAAAAGACTGAGTTGATGAGTTATATTCAAAATTGTAAATATCGGTTGACTTCCAGTAAGGTGGCAGGTCAATCTGCCAGCCGTAACTTGTATTTTTATGAACTCTCCAGCTTGTTACGTTGTCTGCTAAATCCTTTATATTAGGATTTTTTGAATCAAACCGAAGTTCAAATGAATCAGCTATTTTGTACAGAAGGTTTTTGTGTTCGGTATAGAAATTTAGGTCCATGCTGATAGTGAGTCTGTAAATATAGTTATATTTTTTATTCTTGCTAAGGTAAATTCGCGTAAGATTAAAATTACCAGAACTTTCTTCTTCATCTACAAAAACGTAAAAAGAATCTGTATAGACACTTGTGATTTCGATGTACTCTTGCCCATTTTTATCTTTACCTTTTTTCAACGAATATATTTTAGAAACCGAGCCATAATTATTTATAATGTCTGAGCCGTACAACAAAATTTCATCTAAGGAAGAAAAGCCTTCTTTGTTTGGAATTGCTTCAACGCTTATATTTGCTTTATAACTGCTGCTTGACATTGAAAAATAACTTCCTTTTGGGTCTTTGTTAATATAAGCATCTTGGGGCATGTATATTGACCAGTTGTAGATACTATTTCCAACTCTATTTTTGTTGACATCATCTTTTGAAAAAACTGTGTAAAAGTCGATAACTCCATCGTCATCTTGAGCATAACTCAAAAAAGTAGTTGAAGATATGATAAAAGTAACAATAAGTAAAGCTGTAAAAAACCTTTTTAATTTCGCCACCATTAAATACCATCCTCTCTATATTTTATTTATTTTCTGGATATTCTTTTAAAACTACTTCTTTTTCAATTATCTTTCCATTCCTCTTTATTTTAAGCTTTACCTTATCTCCGGGAAGGTACCTCATCAGAAGCTGATTGTATTCTGCAATTGAATTAACAGAATAATTGTCAATTGAGACAAGTATATCGTTTTCTTGAACAAATCCTTTTAAAGGGCTATCTTCTTTTACATCAATTATTTTCAGTCCAAGTGTAGAGGGCAAGCCAACAATAGAAAGCCAGCTGTCTTCAAATTCAAGTCCTAGGTAACATCTTCTTATTTTCCCAAATTTTTTATAATGATCCAGAAAATAAAGAATATTTTCAGCAGGAATTGCAAAATTAATTCCCTGAAAATATTCAATACCTAAGGTATTTATGCCAACCAGCTTTCCTTGCATGTTTACAAGAGGACCTCCACTATTTCCGGGATTTATAGCTGCATCTGTTTGCAAGAATGTATAGGATTCATCCACTGGTCTGTTGAGGCCACTGATTATTCCTTTTGTTACGCTGTTTTGCCAACCTAAGAAAAGTGGAGTTCCAATTGCTAATACCTCTTGCCCAACTTTTATGTTTTTAGGATTTTCAATTTCAATTGGGTTTAAATTTGTACGGTTAACTTTCAAAATAGCCAAATCTATGTCTTTGTTTCTATACAATACTGTTGCTTTATATGCTTTAGCATCATAAAAAATCACATAAGGTTGTTTCATGTCTTCTACAACATGGTTGTTTGTGAGAATTAAACCGTTTTTGTCAATGACAACACCAGACCCGTGCGTAAGCCCTGCAGGTATCTTGCTGTAATAGAAGTCCTCTGCTTTTATTTTTTTGCTGTCACCAATTATCGCTACAACAGATTTGTTAACTTTATCAATTACTTCGCTTACAGATAAGTCCTTTTTTTGAATGATCACTCCATCTTGGAATTTTACATAATCAAAACCGAAAAAATCTTTCAAAGAGTCCAAATCCACATACAGTTTGCCATCAATTACTTTTGGAGTTACTTTAATTGACTGAGCAAATACCACGTTGGAAATGAGCGAAAAGACAATAAAAACAACAATATACATCTTACATAGCTTCTTCATTATAAAACCTCCCGTGCATAGATTTGTTACTATCTAATTATAACGTATTTTACCCAAAAATGTTGTACCCTAAGAAGGGGTTTTTCAAACTTTCATTTTTGTAGTTGATTATTTTCCCTTTTTGAGTTATAATAAACTTGTAAATTGAAATACACCCCCATGGTATAGGGATTACAAATAAAAGTTACAAAATATTTTTAGAGAGGAGCAAAGTGTAAGAAATGAAAAAGGCAGTACTTAACAAAGATCTATGTGATAGGTCACCGTTTTGTCCAGCTTCACGTTCGTGCAAGTTTGGAGTAATAAAGAGAAAAGTGCATGGGTTTTTTGATGTTGAGATTGAGATAGACAAAGAAAAGTGTACAGGATGTGGGGTTTGTACAAGGTATTGTCCTCAAGATGCAATTGAAATTATTGAAGAGTAGGTGTTTGAAATGTCTGATAAAGAAAAAAAAGATGAAATTCTTAGCAGACTAAAAAATATAAGAGGCCACATTGATGGTATCATTAAAATGGTAGAAGAGGAAAAAGAGTGTGAAGAGATTATGCTTCAAATAGCCGCAGTAAAAAAAGCAATAGAAAAGGTTGGCTACTTTATAATTGAAAGCCATGCTGCAGAGTGTTTGTCAAGCGTAGAAAACAAAGAGGTTATTCAAAGGATTTTAAATATAATGATGAAGTTTTTGAGCTAAAAGTGCATTAAAAAATAACGAGAGTATTTTTTTCTTTCTTAAACTTACTTGAAACATTGTATTTTGTCCAAGAGTGTTATTATTTTGACAAACTTTTTTGCAAAAAATTTTGTTTTTGGCTTTTGTTAAAAAGATTCTATTGCTAAAAGATAACAAATATGGAAAACTAAGAAACAAAATCTGTGGAGGTGTACAATTATGGCAGAATATTTTATTGATGCAAAAGGTCTTCAATGTCCAGGGCCTATTACTCAGCTTTTCAAACAGATGAAAGAGGCTCAAAGTGGTGACATAGTTACAATTGAGGTAACAGACCCTGCTTTTAAAAAGGATGTTGAAAGCTGGTGCAAGAAGACAAAAAATGAGCTCCTGTCTTTAGAAGAGGCAAATGGTGTTATAAAAGCAAGAATAAAAAAAGCATAAAGGGTGATTTTAAGGATGAGAGAGGATAAAAAGACAATTATTGTCTTTAGTAACGACATGGACAAGGTGATGGCGGCGTTTGTAATTGCAACTGGTGCTGCTGCGATGGGCGATGAGGTTACAATGTTCTTTACATTCTAGGGTTTGAATGTTCTAAGAGATGCTAAAAAGAAAGCACAGGGAAAATCTTTCTTGGAAAAAATGTTTGGTGCTATGATGCCAAAAGGGGTTGAAAAGCTTCCACTTTCCAAGATGAACTTTTTGGGGATTGGTCCAAAGCTTATGAAATATATGATGAAAAAGAAAAATGTGATGATGTTACCTGAAATGATAAAACAGGCGCAAGAGCTTGGTATAAAGATGGTTGCATGTTCAATGTCTATGGATGTTATGGGAATAAAAAAAGAAGAGTTAATTGATGGTGTTGAGATTGGCGGTGTTGCCACATACCTTGGTGAGGCAAGCGAAGCAGGTGTGAATCTATTTATCTAAGTTAGGGGAATCTTAACTAATAGAGGCAGGAGAAAACCTGCCTTTTTATTTTTTTTGCTCTTTTGAAATATAAACTGTGATATAATAATGGAACGATAATTATTATTATCAGAAAGGAAAATCGCTATGATCCTGCTTGTTGCAATAAACTCAAAGTATGTTCATACAAACTTAGCAGTCAGATACCTTTATCAGCTCTGTAAAGAAAACTATCCATGCGAATATGTTGAGTTTAATATCAATCAGTCTTTGCATGATGTGATCTATGAGATTCTGAGTAAAAAACCTGAATATGTTGCAATATCAACATATATCTGGAACAGAAGCTATGTCGAAAAGCTTGTTGAAGGATTAAAAAAGGCACAAAAAAGCATAAAAATAATTCTTGGCGGGCCAGAGGTGTATTTTGACAGCCTTGATGAGTGGAAGTTTGTTGACATAATAATCAGAGGAGAGGGAGAGTACCCTTTTTTAGATTTATGTGATCATATTGCAGCTGGCAGGCAATATACTCAAAAAGAGTATCCGCCGTTTGATTTGAACAAGCTTCCTTTTGCATACAAGGACGAGAAGTTAGACCAAAGCAGAATCTATTATTATGAAAGCAGCAGAGGCTGCCCTTTTAGATGTTCGTATTGTCTTTCTTCCATTGAAAAAGGTGTTCGATTTGTGCCTCTTGAAAAGGTGTTTGAAGAGCTTGACTATCTTTTTAAAAAACAAGTAAGACTTATAAAGTTTGTTGACAGGACATTTAATGCAAACAAAGAAAGAGCAATAAAAATAATAGAGTTTTGTAAACAAAAGTCGCAAGCTACCCAAATTCACTTTGAAATAGACCCAACACTTTTAGATAGTGACATTATCACTGCAATAAATACTTCGAAAGATAACCTTTTCAGACTTGAAATAGGTCTTCAGAGTTTCAATCCACAAACTCTTGATGCAATAGATAGATTTTATGACATAGATAGAATTGATAAAAACTTGAAAAAGCTTATGGAAAACAAAAAGGCCATTGTTCATCTTGACTTAATAGCGGGCCTGCCATATGAAGATTTTTTGAGTTTTAAAAGAAGTCTTGATAAAACTATATTGTATTTTGCTGATGAAGTTCAGCTTGGATTTTTGAAAATGTTAAAGGGAACGAAGATAAGAGAAGAAGCAGCTAAATACAATTATGAGTTTTTCAAAGACCCGCCGTATGAGGTTATCTCAAATAGCTTCATTAGCTTTGAAGAGATTTATGAGCTTAAAAAAATAGAAGATTTAATAGACAAAATTTACAACAGGCAGTACCTCTATTTTACTTTAAGATACATCTTTCAGAAAATCTCTCCCTCAGAATTTTTTGAAAAGCTCTCAAGCAAAGTGAATAGCAATTTAAACACAAGGGAGTTTATAAAAGAGCTTTACAGAGTCATAAAAGAGAATTTTGATTTTGACAAGGATGTATTTGATAGCTTGTTCAGATTTGACATTTTAAGAAGGTTTCCAGAAGAATTTTTACCGGAAGAGTTGGCAATATCCGGGGAGGAAAGGGAGAAAATTAGACAAGCAATATATCAAGCAACAAGCTACCAAGACCTCAGAGAACCAAAAGAGATTATTAGAAGATCAAGGGCTTGCATATTCGGATTTGACATTGAAACGTTTATAGAAGATAATAAAATTGAAAATGGAGATTTTTTATACATCTTTTTCGAAGAGAAAGTAAAGAAAATAAAACTTCAGTAAAAAGGGGGAAAAGGGTAATATGGAGTGTACACTTTCCAAAAATCTTTCTATCTGCACATGTACTTATGAGCCGTGTTCAAGAAAGGGAAGATGCTGCGAGTGTTTGCACTATCACAGGAAAAATGGACAGCTTCCTGCTTGCTATTTTTCAAAAGAAGCAGAAAGGACATATGACCGTTCAATAGAAAACTTCATTCGTGACTATTCTTCAAGGAAGTAAAAAAAAAAAGAAGTGGGCAGACAAAGTGTTTTTCTTTTCATCTGCCCACTTTTATTTTTATAAAGTAGTTATGAGTAGAAAAACATCAAGTCCTATTACTAAAGCTGCCACAATTCCAAGAATTATCTTATCTGCTAAGGAGTTGCGAACTTACCCATGACTTTTTTGGATGACGTCAGATAAATTTGAAGAATGATTGTGATTGGCAGCTGAACACTCAATAGCATCTGTGAGATTATCAGAGCTTTGAATGGGTTGGAAATAAAAAGTATGATAATGGATGCTAAAACTAAGGGAATGGTAATTCCAATCTTAGTTGGCAACTCTTCTATGTTGTAAGGTCTTCTATAAAAGCCTGCCATGATTGTTCCACCTGTATATGCAGCTGTGATGCTTGAGGATATGCCAGAAAGCAATAGAGCGAATGCAAAAATTGTTGCAGATAAACTTCCCAAAATGGGTTTTAACATCTGCTGAGCCTGTGGTAGCGATTCAACAATGATACCTTTTGTGTAAAAGGTTGCGTGAGCTATTATAATCATGCTGCTGTTGATTAAAAATCCTATAAACATTGAAAAAAGTGTATCAACAAACTCAAATTTGAGCTGATGTTTTATTACCTTTTCATCTTGAGTGTTCCATTGCCTGCTCTGAATTATTTCAGAATGCAAAAACAAATTGTGTGGCATGACAACCGCACCAAGTATTGAAAGAACAACAACCAGTGAACCAGAAGGTATGCTTGGAGTTATCCAGCCAAAGACCACATCTTTTACAGGGACCTTCACAAGAAAAAGCTCTATCAAAAAGGAAAGACCTATCAGCGACACAAACGCAATTATCCACCTTTCAACCTTTTTATATGAGTTAGAAAATAAGAAAAATATAGTAAAAGGCAAAATGATTAAACACCCAAGCTTAATAGGAATTTTAAAAAGCATCTCAAGAGCAATTGCCGCGCCTAAGATTTCTGCCATAGCAGTTGAGACTGTTGCGAGCATGGCAGATGAAAGCACCAGTGTGGCAAGAGATTTATTAAGATAGATTGAAGTTGCTTCAGCCAAGCAAAGACCTGTTGCAATGCCAAGATGAGCTGCGTTGTGCTGAAGTACTATCAAAATTGTGGTTGATAGTAAAACTACCCACAAAAGCTTTAAACCAAACTGGCTCCCAGCAGCCACGTTTGATGCCCAGTTTCCAGGGTCGATAAATCCCACTGTGACAAGAAGGCCCGGTCCTATGTATTTGAGTATTTCCCTTGCGTTTTTCATTTTGTGCTGCCTTTCACACCTTTCTTCTCAAGTAATTTTATGGAATATCTTCTAAAGTGGTGAATAGATAAATAGTAAATCTTATCTCAAGCTCTTATATTAGAATTAATACCCAAAAAAAGAGGATTGTGATATCATAGTTTATATGAAGCTAAAAAAATATTTAAATAGGAACTTGGCATTTTCGACACTAAAATATTGGAGGTAGGGACAATGAGCGAGAAGTCTTACGGCCAAGAGCTTTATGAAAAATTATCCTACACTTCAAAAAATGCATGGGAAGTTTTAAAAGAAGAAGAAAAGCCTTTTGTTTTTGATTTGGCAGAAAAGTATAAGCACTTTTTGAACTGTGCAAAGACAGAAAGAGAAGCAGTTGAATATTTCATAGAAAGAGCTAAAGAAAAAGGGTATATAGAATTTAACAATAATATCCAAAAGTTAAAGCCGGGTGATAAGGTATATTTTGTCAACAATTACAAAAGCATTTTGCTTGCTCATATAGGGAAAAAACCATTGAAAGAAGGATTTAATCTGATAGGTAGCCATATAGATTCTCCACGACTTGATTTAAAACCAAAGCCACTATATGAGTCAAGTGAGCTTGCTCTTTTGAAGACACACTACTATGGTGGTATTAAAAAATATCACTGGGTAAATGTACCACTTAGCATCCACGGAGTTGTTGTGAAAAGTGATGGTTCAAAAGTAAAGATTACAATTGGTGAAGATGAAAATGACCCTGTTTTTTATATAACAGACCTTCTTGTTCACTTGTCTTCTGATCAGCTTCAGAAAAAGGCAAGCGAAGCAATTCCAGCTGAAAACTTGAATGTGCTTATAGGAAGTATGCCGTTTAATGATGAGAAGGTAAAAGAAAAGGTAAAACTCAATATTTTGAAAATCCTGAATGAAAAATATGGCATCACAGAAGAAGATCTTATTTCAGCTGACATTGAAGTTGTGCCGGCTGCAAAAGCGCGTGATGTGGGACTTGACAGAAGCCTAATTGGTGCATATGGTCAGGATGACAGAGCATGCAGTTTTTTGGCAGCAGAAGCTATATTCTCAATTGATGAAATTCCAGAAAAGACTGCAATAGTCTATTTGGTTGACAAAGAGGAAATAGGAAGTGTAGGAATATCAAGCGCTGAGGCAAGCTTTTTTGATATATCAGTTGCAAAGCTTTTGAAGGCTTTAGGTGAGTATGAAAGTAGCCTTGATTTGGCTATTTGCTTTGAAAACTCAGCAGCAATTTCGGGTGATGTTGCAGCAGCCTTTGACCCCACATATGAAAGTGCTTATGATAAGCTCAATTCTACGTTAATTGGCCATGGTGTCACCATTGAAAAGTATACAGGGGTTAGAGGCAAATATAGTGGTTCTGAAGCAACAGCAGAGTATGTAGGCAAAATCAGAAACTTTTTGAATTCAAATAACATTTGCTGGCAGACAGGTCTTTTAGGTAAAGTTGATCAAGGCGGTGGAGGTACAATAGCTCTGTTTATCGCAAGAAAAATGATAAATGTAATAGACTCAGGCGTTCCAGTTTTATCTATGCACTCAACATTTGAAATAACAAGCAAGGTTGATGTGTATATGACATATAAGTTTTATAGCCAGTTTTTGAGAAAGTTTTAATAAAATAAAAGGGCTCTTGGCATTTTGCGCCAAAGGAGCCCTTTTTATTTCATCTCCTCTATCAACTTCACAGCCTCATCTAAAAGTCTTTTGACCTCATCTTTGGTAAACTGTTCTGTGTAAACTCTCAAAACTGGTTCTGTGCCAGACGCTCTGAACAGTATCCATGAGCCATCTTCAAAGATATATTTATAGCCGTCTAATGTTTGAATCTCTTTAATCTTTCTGCCTGCAAACTCTGTGTTTTGGGAAATCATCTTCAACGTCTTTTCTTTGATTTCGTTTGGCAAATGCAGGTCAACCCTGTCATAGTAGTGATAACCTATTTCCTTAAAAAGCTCGTCAAGTATTTGACTGATTGGTTTTTGATGGTATGCCATAATTTCAAGGAGCAGCAAGCTACACAATATTCCATCTCTTTCAGGTATGTGATTTTTGATTCCAATGCCGCCACTTTCTTCTCCACCGATGAGAATATCTTCTTTTAAGAAAAGCTCACATATATACTTAAAACCAATCGGTGTTTCGTAGATTTTGAGCCCGTACTTGTTTGCCAAAATAGGAACCATATTGGTTGTTGAAAATGTTTTTACAACCCCGCCTCTTAAACCTTTTACTTCAACTAAATGTCTCAGAAGCAGTGCATATATTCTGTGTGAATCAATAAACTCTCCTTTTTCATCAACAGCGCCAACTCTATCTGCATCTCCATCTGTTGCAAGACCAATGTCTGCTTTGTTTTGGACAACAGTATCAATCAATTTTCCAAGGTTTTTATAAATAGGTTCTGGGTTGACTCCTCCAAAGTATGGGTTTCGCTCATCTCTTATCTGGATGTGTTTGATTCCATATTTTTCTAACAAGGTTTTAACATATCCAACTCCTGCGCCGTGCATTGGGTCGATTATAGCAAAAGGCTTGGATTTTGCAATAAGATTTAAATCCACAAGCTTTTCAATGTGTTCAAAATACTCTTTGTCAGGGTCTATATAAGAAAAGAGATTACTACTTTCTGGCTCAGCAAATTTTACTTCATTTTTATATAAATGCTTCTCTATTTCTGCAATGATAGAAGGAAGAGCAGAACCTCCATAATCGCCTTTAAACTTTATACCATTCCACTGTGGTGGATTGTGGCTTGCTGTAATCATTATAGCTCCTGCTAAATTCATGTTCTTGACAGTAAATGATACAACAGGTGTTGGTGTTGGCTTTTTTGTAAGATATGTCTTTATGCCGTTTGCAACAAGAACCCCTGCGCAAAGACGAGCGTACTCTTCTGACATAAACCTTGTGTCATATCCTACCAAAACAGGTCTTTTGTCGTCAATCTCTTTGATATAATCAGCAATTGCCTGAGCAACAATTTTTACATTGTCAAAGGTATAATCCTTGCTAATGACAGCTCTCCAACCGTCTGTTCCAAATTTTATCATCTTTTTTCACCTCCTGCAATGTGAATTGAAAATATGCTATAATGAATCTTGAAAGGTGGTCTTGCTGTGAATGCTTGACCACTATATAGTATACAAGAGTTTCAAAAAATTTTCAAATAG is drawn from Caldicellulosiruptor naganoensis and contains these coding sequences:
- a CDS encoding phosphoglucomutase/phosphomannomutase family protein, producing the protein MIKFGTDGWRAVISKDYTFDNVKIVAQAIADYIKEIDDKRPVLVGYDTRFMSEEYARLCAGVLVANGIKTYLTKKPTPTPVVSFTVKNMNLAGAIMITASHNPPQWNGIKFKGDYGGSALPSIIAEIEKHLYKNEVKFAEPESSNLFSYIDPDKEYFEHIEKLVDLNLIAKSKPFAIIDPMHGAGVGYVKTLLEKYGIKHIQIRDERNPYFGGVNPEPIYKNLGKLIDTVVQNKADIGLATDGDADRVGAVDEKGEFIDSHRIYALLLRHLVEVKGLRGGVVKTFSTTNMVPILANKYGLKIYETPIGFKYICELFLKEDILIGGEESGGIGIKNHIPERDGILCSLLLLEIMAYHQKPISQILDELFKEIGYHYYDRVDLHLPNEIKEKTLKMISQNTEFAGRKIKEIQTLDGYKYIFEDGSWILFRASGTEPVLRVYTEQFTKDEVKRLLDEAVKLIEEMK